CTCTTCCTCCATTCTGAAGAACCTGTCCAAATTCATGTTGAATTTCTTCATTGTTACATGGTTGAACACTGCTGGTTTGTAGTGTAGCAGAGAGCTGCCTGAATTTCATGGCTGTGAGGGTCATACCGGCAATTTGAGAGCCCAAACTACCTGCATTTGTTTGAAAAAGTCTTTTTATTTGGCTGGTTTACTTGTGTTGGGGTTTTTAGGTAGTGTCCtcgcccatggcaggggtgtagGGGGAGGAGCTTGAAGATGAGGTTTTGTTGTTGATATGAAGTCCTAAACGTCTGCTTTTCACATTGTCTTTGTTTACTGCTTCAATTCTGCTCTTGCTCTGGTAAGAAGTATGGGCGTGAAGTATTGCAGTTATCGCCCCTCTCAGACAGAGGCACAGAGACTGGAAAGCTGTATACCTGAGCTGTTAGAAATCTGCTTTGATCTTTTTCCTTGCTTCCTCATGGTATACAAAGTCACTTAGAGAGAATACCTCCCACGCAAACAAGGATCCTTGGCAATACACCCCAATGGTAGCTAACGATATACACTATGAATGTAGATCTAGGTCTTAAGCTTGACTGAAGTTGAAGATGTGCCAGCTGATTGCAGCCAGTTTCTAAATGGGCTCCGATTGTGCTTTGGCTATTTTTGGTGGAACTGAATACTGTAGCACACTGTGAGCTGGCACTGATAACTGTAAAATGGATACAGCTTCAGTTGTAACACAAAGTTTAGTTTAGCACTAAGTTTAGTTCCAGCGCCACTGTAGTGCTTCTGCAGTAGCTTATTCGGGGGCTGTGTATGAATATTTATTGTGTTGCCTTTGTGCTgcacaaatgttttcagaaactgGTAATGATTTTAAGATCAAAGAATCATCAGAAGAATCTGAGAAAGCACCTTCAGATTTTTTGGTGCTTAAGCAGCGCTGGATGTCACTTTTTGTCctattttgaaattttaattaaagtatGCACTAAAATTAATTACCTAGCTGTTTTATTCAGACTACCTTACTAATCTGAGGTTAGCTTATAACGGTTTCTTGTGGTATTGAAATTTATAGGGTTACTTAATGGATAAGCCTgacttctttaaattaaaaagtccGTATTtcataatatataattattttttggAAACAGGTACCCAGTTTTTTCACTGATGCTGAGAGGAGGTCTGTAATGGCGGCTGCACAGATTGCAGGATTAAATTGTCTGAAGCTGATGAATGAAACTACAGCAGGTAAAGggcagcagcttttttttttttctccattcagaCTATTGAATCTGTGAGGGTGATGACGTACTCCTGTTACACAATTAGGAGCTTGGAGAAAAACTATCCATGCCAGTACTGCCCAATCTAGCTTGGGAACTGGAAACACAGCAACtatgctggtggggtggtgtttgGCACTTAAGAGACATGATGAGAGTTTGGACTTGCTAAGTTGAATACAGTGCCACTTGAAAATAGCTACTCTGCTTCTGAAATAAAGCTGGGATCTGTGCTTAACCTCTCTGCTGCACCGTGGAGCTACAGTGGGGTGTGCTGGGGTGTGCCCCTGACCCGAATTCTCAATTGTGGTATTAAATAATAGCATGCTGCAGTGTTATCAGAGGTACCCTGCATCTGTCTGAAAGATTACAGTAAATACATTACTTAACATAGGTGTGTAGTGGggtcttctaattttctttccagCTTACTGGTAGATGGGTGTTCTGGAGTAAAAAGAAATCTCACGGAAGTAttaaagaaatcctttttttatCACAAGCTAATACTTTGAAATTAAatacactgaaaagaaattttaaaatgtgtaatccAAAGATTTTTCACTTTTAACTACTTAATatgtttcctttaaaagctgCTTCTACACAAACTGCATTTACTGCCCTGCTCTGGTTTTGGCAAATTCTAGGGTAGGGTATAGAAGTATGTTACACTTCATGGGAGCTAAAGTTGGAGCTTTTTAAACCAGTAATATTCTTTTTCCTTGAtttaaattctctttgcttttggaaAGTCTCAACCAACTTTCCAAATGAGTGCTGGTATTGAAATTTCAGATGTGTATAAACTAgtcttctaaaacatttttttttatctcttgaGCATGCTTGAATTTTGCAAAGCTGAgctaaaaaatactgaaagtacGGCATTTCAAAGGAGAGGTGTAAGCGTGAGATTAATTGTGTAATTTCACAAATTACGTTAATTTGGCTACAAGCAGAACTGAAATACAGGGGAATGCTTCCTCCCTTGtcagtgaaaaatgtgttttcaacaTGTTAACTTCCTTTGTGATAGGCTGTTTGCTTGATGAACAGtaattctgaagcaaaaataacCAATCTCATAAATCTTGGATCTACAAATTTAAATTTATGATGGTGCATATGCTACTGACTTTAAGTTAGTGCTTTGAAGGTGCACACCATGCAGTTGTTGTTGGAAAGAGATGGTAGGTTATACAGAATACTTAAATGTTAACTATGTGAATGAACATGAGATACATTAGTAAAACTATAAATCAGacagtaagaaatgaaaataaagaatgtGGCAGCTCGTAATGGTCTAAAACTTGTGACCTTTTTGACAGTTATATTCAATTTGAGCAGAGTAATGGAGGTGTTTAGAAAGAGTAAACATAAGTAGTGTCTTTTGGTAGCACTTTTAATGCGTGCTTTACAGTTGTGTACAGCTTTCCCTTAACTTGTGTGGGTTGGTGTTTTTCAGTTGCACTAGCCTATGGAATATACAAGCAAGATCTGCCAGCCTTGGAAGAGAAGCCAAGAAATGTGGTCTTTGTAGATATGGGGCATTCTGCGTACCAAGTTTCAATCTGTGCTTTTAACAAGGGAAAACTGAAGGTAATCTTTTCAGTCATGAAGTGAAATCCTATATTCCTGAAGTATTTAATTGAACAAtactcaaaacaaaaacaaaaaattagaaagatctaattttttaaaactaaataaatgtctataccaaatatttttgaaatgctgaatacaaaaactttgttatttttttggcTATTCAGCAAATCAATCTTTATAAAGCGCAGAAATGAAGTACCCCAAAAGTGTGTTTTGAAAAGTGCTTGCCAATTAAGCATACTGCGCGGTTTTTGTGCCATGTTGTATCATGGAAATATTTGCATATTCTCATAGTCTCATAAGCATTGTAGCTGTGCAACGGACATGTCAAACTCTTGAACTCCATGAATTgctctgatgattttttttcttctgccatccATGATGGTTCAAAATCTAAATTCAAGAGGATGTGAAGTAAAACTGAACAGTCTCACATCCTGGTTTGGAGATTTTTGTTTGTGAGCTACTGATGGCTGAATGTTTTTGTAAGCTTGTCTTTGGTAGAAAAATGTAGTCATCTGAAGTCATATGGACAATGATAgcaagtttttctgttttgactAAATGACACAGAACGAGTAATGACAAAATCACTATCCTAGTCTACCTTTTTTTGAGTGAACTAGTAAATAGAGTAGGGGCTGCAGCATGGTAGAAAACAGCATGGTGGATGTGATAGTATTTTATTTGAGGAGGGCAGAAACTAAGTAATTCAGGAGTGATCTTTTTAAGTTGTCCTATCTGGCAACTGCATAGAAGATAGTGAGAAAACCACAAAGAGTTTTCCCATATCAAACCTGTTTTTAAAGGTGTTAACTTCTACAACTAGTATCTATATGAAAGCTCTCCCTGTATCTAAACAAACATTGTCTAACTAACTTTTAATCTCTGTTCTTTCACTTCTGCGCAGGTCTTGGCTACTACCTTTGACCCTTTTGTAGGCGGTAGGAATTTTGATGAGGCTTTGGTAGACTACTTCTCTGAAGAATTTAGGACAAAATACAAACTGAATGTAAAAGAGAATCCCCGAGCGCTGCTACGATTGTATCAGGAATGTGAAAAACTAAAGAAGCTTATGAGTGCAAATGCTTCTGACCTTCCACTCAATATTGAGTGCTTCATGAATGACCTTGATGTCTCCAGCAAGATGAACAGGTACTGTGCATTATTTTCACTGCAGTGCAGTGAAGTGTGGTCTCTAAGCTGTCTTGTAATGTGAAACACTTTCCCTGTTCTGCAGAGCTCAGTTTGAGCAGTTATGTGCTGCCCTTCTGTCCCGAGTGGAACCTCCTCTAAGAGCAGCCATGGATCAAGCTAGTAAGTAGGAGTGTCAGTTTAGGTAGTACTTCTGCTTCAAGAAAGTAACTAGTAATCGTTATCCTAGATCTCTTTAATGattatctttttaatatatttttgtatttattagaATTGCAAAGCTAAGTACTGAAAAGTTAAATGTAAGTTCCATTCATATGCTTGTCATGTATGCATGATCCCATTCCTGCCTCATTTAGTGCACATATCACTGCAACCTTGGTTTATTGACCCTCATTCACCCTGTGTAATGGAAGAGGTTGGCACTCTGAGAGATcgttttatttcaaaacacaaacaaccaaaccaaaaccatgaTGGGAAAAGCTATTACTCTTTACTGCAACTGTCTGGCCAGCCTGTTCCATATGTGGTACATACATGTCCTCACTGACCTGAGAATTTGGCAGCATATTCTTGAAATAAATTACCTGAAGCATGTgcaaataacaattttttttttttttttttttttgcctaatgtAGCGTAAAGGAGAGAATTAGACTTTCACAGAAAAAGGCTTTTACCCCTAATTCCAGCATCTGCAactaaaagaaagagaagaattttGCTTATCTGATGACTTGGCTAGATAGCTAATAGGGGAAGCAAGACCCTCTGAAtaactgctgagcagagctgttcAAGGACTGACAGTTGTTTGAGATCACTTTATAGATGTATCCTGAAATCAGAAGTAAAAAGTTACCCTGCAAGCACAGTCCAATATTTATTACATATTCTTAGTTAAggggtttgcttttctttatcagCAACCAAAATTAAACCAGACGTAAAATGAGGtatatttgattttcattttgttgttcttgtttggGAGGGGTGAGGTATTGTCAGTAGTGCCAGGCTGCCAAAGAAAACCTGATTTCACACCCCTGAGTTTATGCCCATCAGAAAAGGGTGCAttgtaatgcattttaaagaacagCTGTCCTCATTGATGCTTGGCTTCTGCATTTTCCAGGTTTATGTAACTAGAAAACTTTGTAGCCTGCAGGAGGGACAAAGAGTTTGATTAGGACACATCATGACAAATCTGGTTTTAAAGATCTTGTTGGCTGTTGAATATATTCAGTGCTTGTCACAGCATCTAGATACTAAGAGAACATTTTTGGTTGTCCAAAGACAGCTTTTTGATAGCTTGATGATAACTTAAGGCCATGCACTCTCTTTTCTAGAACTTCAGCGTGAAGATATCTACAGTATAGAAATAGTAGGTGGGGCTACTAGAATTCCAGCAGTAAAGGAGCAGATCTCTAACTTTTTCTGTAAAGAGATAAGTACCACGCTAAATGCTGATGAAGCTGTTGCAAGAGGCTGTGCCTTGCAGGTATAGTTATTAAACTTCTGTATTGCTTCTTTAACATCATGGACTAATGAAATACAACTAACTAAACAAAAGATACTATAGCTGAAACAAGATGCAGAGTCTTACTTGTTCTTTCAACAGTTGGTGACAGTGACTATGTCAGAAATTGTTACAATTGTTAATTTGCTGCTGTGTCACGTTAGAAGGATAATCTAGTTCGAGACCTGTTAAATTTGATGACCCAAATTGCACTGATCCACTTCTGTGTAGTCATTTGGAAGTTTTGCTGGGTAGCTTTACTGACAACCACTGGGCTTTGAAGTAGTATCTGTTACTATTACTTTAATTTAGTTGTCTTTCAGTTCAGTTAACTTCCTACTAAGCATAGGAAGTTTCTGTTAAAAGTCCTGTGATAAGCAGGACCTCCATGTGACCTACATGAATTGTAGCCTTATTGCACTTAGGTATTAACTATTGTACTTGCCATTTATTTGACTACATGGATATAATACAATTTTGATCTTTGTTTTCTAGTGTGCAATTCTTTCCCCCGCTTTTAAAGTGCGTGAATTTTCCATCACAGATGTTGTTCCTTATTCTGTAACGTTAAGATGGAAATCATCTTACGAAGAAGGAACAGGGTAAGTTGTACAGTGGCTGCTAAAAAgtctgtgtttgtgtatataaagaaaaattttgagctgtgggaaagACCAGGCCTCAGACTTGTCAGACACTCGAGtagggttaattttctttttttgcattacaCCCCTTGATTCTCACTACTGCTTAATAGTTGGAagtatatttaattaaaaaatgttggtGTGAACTTGCTTAATTTAAGAAGCGTAACACAATGCATAGTCCAGATTTCAGACCTACAGGCCCTCAACCTGCAACTCTTGTCACGAACTGACTTAAACTAAATTATTTAGCTGCTTGGTTAGCATGGCTGCTGATCATTAACATACCTTGATTTTGATTATCAATTATGTTATGGTCAGTGGTTTAACCTTGCTTAATATTTTACTGCTTTAGGGAATGTGAAGTTTTCAGTAAGAACCATGCTGCTCCTTTCTCAAAAGTAATTACTTTTCACAAGAAAGAGCCTTTTGACCTGGAAGCTTACTATACCCATCCGCATGAAGTGCCTTATCCTGATTCCAGAATAGGTAAGGACATGTGAATAAAAACTGCATAGCCAACTCATGTTGATAATGGGAAAAGgggttctccttttttttttttttttaaggtatctTATTTCCATATTTCCTGGGTTACAGAAAAGTCTAGGTTCTTTAAAAAGGCTCAGCGCAGTCTTTTTCGTTTAGATGCAGTTATCAAACAGTATCCATATCTTTTTGCAGTTCCtaaaaaaatttagtttcttCATTCTGTCTTAGCCgtttctgaatgcttttaaaaaaagtaggtACAAGAAGTGGAGTGCTCTATTGTCTGGTTCTTTCAACCTCTGTAAAATGGATAAGGATCTTACGTGCCCACCAGCCtggatttttcaaagaaattggATCAAAGGAGCTCTCGGCACTAGATAGTTATCTGTCATGTCTCTTCCTGTTAATCTGAGAACATACAAGACAGGCATTTCCTGAACTTAAGCATCTATAGTGGAGTCTAAAGTACTAGATGATATGAATAAGTTTCCTGGTAGCTAATACTACCTTACTTGCAGTTATAAGTAGACTCCTCAGGGTCTTTAATTCACAACTTTATGTACTTATTTACATATCTGATATAAACTTGGTGCTACCTATTCAGCTGTCTATGTTCTTTCCTGAAGAAAACCGATTTCTTGCATTCTCCTTTGCATGCGCACAGTTTGCATCCTTTACACTCAGATTTCCAGCAGGttgcaaaataaaataccaacCTCGCTGCTTCCAGAAGCCTTGATAAGCACTGTTCATTCTCCACAATGTGTGGTGCGTTCATGTTACCAAATTCAAATAGAATCTGTTATCTCTGTTTAACGCTTTGTTTTTCAGTGCAAAGTTTTGAGTTACGTGGATGAAAGAAACCATTCAAGATGAATGAAGAGTAATTTCTCTAGTGTGATAGTTAGAGAAGGCAACAGAGAAGCAGAATACCTAACAGTGTTATCTTGACTTTTTTATGAAATACAGATCAAGGAGGAACATCTTATTAATTATCAGTTAACTGATAATAGTGGGGGAACAGGTTTTAGTTTATCTAGCTGTGGCTTACATTGTAGAATTGACAACTAAGTAGGAAGTTTCCACATAGTTTATTTAAGTTACGTGAAGTTGCTATTTAAATCAACACCTTTCCAggaatgtatttaatttcttttttttcctctttcgctatttgttggaagaacaattaaaaaccttttttgttttttcaagggCGTTTTACTATTCAAAACGTTGGTCCCCAACATGATGGCGACAATTCCAAAGTGAAGGTTAAAGTGCGTGTCAATATTCATGGCCTTTTCAGCGTGGCTAATGCTTCTATAATAGAGAAGCAGAACATAGAGGGAGATCACAATGACACGCCTATGGACACTGAATCATCAAGTAAGAACCAAGGCAGAGATGATGAGCTGGTATGTATACTTGTAAATATCTACACTCCTTGTAATTCTGACAGAGCCAATAATTAAGATTAAATCATAGTGTATAGCTTTTCACAATTAGTGCTTCTCCACCCTTAGGTTATTTCTTCAGTTATGTAACacatttcttcttgtttattATTAAAGCACTGGTGACATGTGGCActaagaaagcaaaacagaatgtgaaaacagattctaaagaaaaaagtaattttttcattgttctttacCATCTATCTGCTGGTTTTAGGATTATCTAGTGTTGCTGTCAAATGGCAGGATATTTAAAGAGATCTGTTGACAAACTAATTCTAAAAGGTTTTTCCTCAAGTACTACATTTTCATTGAGTAAAAAATATATGGTATTTCTTTTGTGTATGGAAAGCTTGTTCTTTACAAACATTCTTTCAGCAAGGGCACTTCTTTATGTACTTCAGTACTGGTAGTTCTTACAAACTGGCTTACAAGCCCATAGGGGAAAATTACTGGAAATAAATGTGCAACAGCTTTGTCATTAATactgaaaaatgaacaaaatgacCTTCCTGTCGTTCTAGTGCAAGGAGGATCAACTTTCTTGATAGTGCACTGCATACTGAAAGTAGATCACCAAGAGAAGTGAGGGGCAGCTCTTACATTTGACACTAGAGTTGAGGGCTGGCTGCCAGGGAGTAGCACACCAGCGGTGGCATTGGCAGCCTTTCTTTTTCGCTTGTGCCCTTCTACAGCTTGGGATTTTGGTTACGTCACAGCTCACAGGGGAGAGAGATGatagcacagagaaaaagaggaTAAAGCAGTGGGCAAGCTGCCGCCTTTCTGAGCTTGCAAAGTGCACAGCAGAGTGACTGGTCTCACAGGCTGTTAGATGTACTTGAGAGGGGGTTCCTTAGGGAGTAAGGTTGGACCAAAAGCAAACACTCTGCGCTTTATTTGAAAGAAGGGGTGAAGGCATTTCCTGTCATAGTCTTTCAAAATTTGTTCTTACCAGCTTTTCCCACTTTGGCTGAATATACTACAGGAATTAGAGCAAGTGGTTACACAATTAGCATTATGTAATTTATAAAAGCAACTCCTTAAATATTATACTGCTTTCCAGGAATTTGAGCATATTTGAAATGCCAAACATGACACATTTCCTTGTGGACAAGTGCTCTGCATCTGATGTTTGTATACAAGTGAAAAACAGTTGCAAGTGACCTAGCTGGCATTTAGTGTAATGGGCGTACTGCATGTGGAGTACGAAGATGAGTACTCTGTGTTCCGTACAAGAGTAACCACTTCCATCCTCAGGCTTTCAATCTGGTACTTCTATTCATCTAACACAGCTTCTGTTTTACAATGGCGCTTGTCAGCAATTACCTTTCATTATTGAGGATGATACCCTTGACTCTGAGGAGGAGGTCTGTGGTGTATATATGTACTGTTTTCCTCCTCTAGCTTTTCTGTGTAGGCAAAACTGTTCCTTCCAGTTGTTGCCTTTTCTGTGTGAACAGTAAGAACAGTAAATgaggattttacttttttttacctACTCTGAAGTGACAAAACTTAAATTTGGTAAAAGTAGCCTTCTTGTTTTCAACTTTTATCATTAAAAACATGCTGAGTAAATTAACATAGCTTAACTGCAACATACACACCTGTGCTAGAGTGTGAAATCcttcagtaatttttcttgtatttcacagAACTAACAGTAagttattttatatgcatatgtaATTTGTGAATCCAGGAATCTTAATTCCTTGTAATGGAAGTAATCTTAGATCTTTCAGACCTCAGCTACAGCTCGTTACCTGTGGATGTTCTGGATGACCAGGTATTGGAGTCATCCTGAAAACTTTAGACTTATCCATTACTATATTATTAAAAGTTTTTTGCAATGCCAACAGAGAATTGTATTACTTAAACTAAGTCAAGTGATCAGCACTAGTAACAAGTGAAGTCTTTAAGATTCTTAAGTTTGGAATAAGGCATAGATGAACTACAGATAAACTTAAGTGAAACAATCTTAATTTCGGGTCGCAGTGAGGGAAGACAGTTGGTCATGTGCTCCAAGAGGCAACTGCAGAAACTAATTTTTATGGTCCTGTGAGACAGATGCAGGTAACAGTTACGGTGACTAAATTACTTCTGCTTTGGATTACAAGCTTTAAAGTTTAGGTGAAAAATGGTATGAGGTCAAAGTTCTGGCTGTTCCATAGAGAACCTATTGTATTGCCTGTGTTGGTGGTGTGTTTCTAGAACATTCTTTGCATacatttcatatatatttatttctaatataaaatgaagggaaaataatgaAGGCTTAATATAATTCTATAGTGGGGACAGATGGCAACATCATAATTATTCCAAGGGGGACAGGCAGAATagaattttcattaatttgagAAAGATATTAATACAAGTACTATATCAAAATGTCTGTTTAAACATGGTGAATCAGAAATTCTTAAGATTGATTCCTAAGTCCATATATTGTCTGTGATCTACTGTAATTGACATTAGTCTTAAGTCATACAGCAAACCTTTGCATTCAGTTATGTAACTCTTTTTCTAGGATAAAATGCAGGTTGATCAAGACGAAGGTATTCAGAAAAGTCAAGCTGAACAACAGAACCAAGCAGATGAGGAAACTGAAAATGCAGGAACTGAAACAAAAGTTTGTATTCAGTATTGATAAGGAAATGTAATGTTGCTTCCCTTAGCCTTTTTTTTGCACAGTATTCTCAGAGTCATTAATCTTAATAGTTGCAAAACACAGGACTGTATCTAGAGGAGCACAGCTATATTGAAACAATTACGTTAGGAATCCTACCTTAGCGCTTTGGTTTTCAACATAGTATATGAATAAGACTTGGAAGTAAGCTTCTGTTACTTAACATAGTTTTATAGAGAAGATGGAATCTAGGGGAACTTAGAAAACATTATGAAGTAGAATATGCAATGCCTTTAGCTTTTGAACAAGCTTGCTCAGCAGCTCTTTGCATTAtgtttaaagaaatgaaattctACCAGTTTGCTTCAAAACTAAGGTAGTGGTGTTTCTGAATAGCAGAGGAATAGTTAGGTGCTTCATTTACATATGATTAATTTTGTAGCTGTCTTACTAGTTTTATTTGTCTCTCTTTTTGAGCCTAAATTTAGTAACATTTCTATTCTTGAAAGTTTCTTAATAGCATAAATCTTTTTATAGGCTGCTTCTGGAGACAAGCAAGATCATCCAGCCCAGCCAAAGGCTAAAGCAAAAGTTAAGAGTATTGACCTACCTATACAGGCAAGCCTCTATAGACAACTGGGACAAGATCTTATCAATTGCTATATAGAAAATGAGGTAAGCAGCATAAACAGATGACCACTCATTGTCACTGTAAATAATTATCCAGAAAGTATCTGCAACCATAAACTTATTATCTAATTCAGAATTCTTTGGGGGTTTGTCCTTAATTGTaagggggtttgttttggttgggttttttggtgaaAATTCATTTCGCTAGACTTACTACCCAGCTGTCTGACCTATTAGCCTGTTAATACCTGAAGTATCAATTCCATTTCTAGGCAGGAAATGCCAGTAAAGGCTGCACAGTAAGTTACAGGAATGCCAGTTGTTATTGGCTGACCTGATACTGGTGTGTTGGTGCTTTACAGAAGCTGTGCCCTTAGTTATATCACATTTTTGCCCTTCAAGTCCTATATCATCAGGAAGGTGTTACGACATGTAGAAAACTTGCCTTTGAGAGGATCCTTTCTAGGTATCATGTCTGTGAAGATCCCAGCAGCATAAGCTCTTTTCTGAAAGATGGTCAGTCTGAAGTAATTTTTGTAGGGCAGAATGATTCCTATGGCTTCCAAACCAGAGTCAAGACTTGTCTTTACTTCTAGTTGTGTCTGTTGTGGTCAGATCATGGTTGATACCTGATCCATTTACGTTGAAA
The sequence above is drawn from the Strix aluco isolate bStrAlu1 chromosome 4, bStrAlu1.hap1, whole genome shotgun sequence genome and encodes:
- the HSPA4L gene encoding heat shock 70 kDa protein 4L isoform X2 gives rise to the protein MPNGSVGVKVRYLDEERQFAIEQITGMLLAKLKETSESALKKPVADCVISVPSFFTDAERRSVMAAAQIAGLNCLKLMNETTAVALAYGIYKQDLPALEEKPRNVVFVDMGHSAYQVSICAFNKGKLKVLATTFDPFVGGRNFDEALVDYFSEEFRTKYKLNVKENPRALLRLYQECEKLKKLMSANASDLPLNIECFMNDLDVSSKMNRAQFEQLCAALLSRVEPPLRAAMDQAKLQREDIYSIEIVGGATRIPAVKEQISNFFCKEISTTLNADEAVARGCALQCAILSPAFKVREFSITDVVPYSVTLRWKSSYEEGTGECEVFSKNHAAPFSKVITFHKKEPFDLEAYYTHPHEVPYPDSRIGRFTIQNVGPQHDGDNSKVKVKVRVNIHGLFSVANASIIEKQNIEGDHNDTPMDTESSSKNQGRDDELDKMQVDQDEGIQKSQAEQQNQADEETENAGTETKAASGDKQDHPAQPKAKAKVKSIDLPIQASLYRQLGQDLINCYIENEGKMMMQDKLEKERNDAKNAVEEYVYDFRDKLCGVFEKFITEEDSNKLTLMLEDTENWLYEDGEDQPKQVYMDKLQELRKFGQPIQERYMEHEERPKVLNELGKKIQLLMKAVEAYKNKDEKYDHLDPAEMEKVEKYISEAMNWLNSKMNAQNKLSLTQDPVVKVAEILTKSKELDSFCNPIIYKPKPKIEPPNDGQSKANGEHNGPVNGQSGTETKPEPAKDNSQQTKPPGEMEVD
- the HSPA4L gene encoding heat shock 70 kDa protein 4L isoform X1; amino-acid sequence: MSVVGIDLGFLNCYIGVARSGGIETIANEYSDRCTPACISLGSKTRAIGNAAKSQIVTNVKNTLHGFKKLHGRAFEDPYIQAERAKLPYELQKMPNGSVGVKVRYLDEERQFAIEQITGMLLAKLKETSESALKKPVADCVISVPSFFTDAERRSVMAAAQIAGLNCLKLMNETTAVALAYGIYKQDLPALEEKPRNVVFVDMGHSAYQVSICAFNKGKLKVLATTFDPFVGGRNFDEALVDYFSEEFRTKYKLNVKENPRALLRLYQECEKLKKLMSANASDLPLNIECFMNDLDVSSKMNRAQFEQLCAALLSRVEPPLRAAMDQAKLQREDIYSIEIVGGATRIPAVKEQISNFFCKEISTTLNADEAVARGCALQCAILSPAFKVREFSITDVVPYSVTLRWKSSYEEGTGECEVFSKNHAAPFSKVITFHKKEPFDLEAYYTHPHEVPYPDSRIGRFTIQNVGPQHDGDNSKVKVKVRVNIHGLFSVANASIIEKQNIEGDHNDTPMDTESSSKNQGRDDELDKMQVDQDEGIQKSQAEQQNQADEETENAGTETKAASGDKQDHPAQPKAKAKVKSIDLPIQASLYRQLGQDLINCYIENEGKMMMQDKLEKERNDAKNAVEEYVYDFRDKLCGVFEKFITEEDSNKLTLMLEDTENWLYEDGEDQPKQVYMDKLQELRKFGQPIQERYMEHEERPKVLNELGKKIQLLMKAVEAYKNKDEKYDHLDPAEMEKVEKYISEAMNWLNSKMNAQNKLSLTQDPVVKVAEILTKSKELDSFCNPIIYKPKPKIEPPNDGQSKANGEHNGPVNGQSGTETKPEPAKDNSQQTKPPGEMEVD